From Brassica oleracea var. oleracea cultivar TO1000 chromosome C3, BOL, whole genome shotgun sequence, a single genomic window includes:
- the LOC106335494 gene encoding sulfite reductase [ferredoxin], chloroplastic-like, producing the protein MTTSFRSPAGAATVFSTDQKIRVGILHSLRSSRTVFLGRNVFVGVHSLPPSSSSPSSIQAVSTPAKPEAAKPTKRSKVEIIKEKSNFIRYPLNEELLTESPNVNESAVQLIKFHGSYQQYNREERGGRSYSFMLRTKNPSGKVPNQLYLTMDDLADEFGIGTLRLTTRQTFQLHGVLKHNLKTVMSSIIKNMGSTLGACGDLNRNVLAPAAPYAKKDYLFAQETADNIAALLSPQSGFYYDMWVDGEQFMTAEAPEVVEARNDNSHGTNFVDSPEPIYGTQFLPRKFKIAVTVPTDNSVDLLTNDIGVVVVSDENGEPQGFNIYVGGGMGRTHRMESTFARIAEPLGYVPKEDILYAVKAIVVTQREHGRRDDRKYSRMKYLLSSWGIEKFRDVVEQYYGKKFEPPRDLPEWEFKSYLGWHEQGDGALFCGLHVDSGRVGGNMKKTLREVIEKYRLDVRITPNQNIVLCDIKSEWKRSITTVLAQAGLLQPEFVDPLNQTAMACPAFPLCPLAITEAERGIPSILKRVRAMFEKVGLEFDESVVVRVTGCPNGCARPYMAEVGLVGDGPNSYQVWLGGTPNQTQIARAFMDKVKIQDLEKVFEPLFYNWKLGRQAKESFGEFTTRMGFEKLKELISTYEGSPQ; encoded by the exons ATGACGACGTCGTTTCGCTCTCCGGCGGGCGCCGCCACTGTCTTTTCTACCGATCAGAAGATCCGGGTCGGGATTCTCCACTCTCTGAGGTCATCTCGTACGGTTTTCCTCGGAAGAAATGTGTTTGTTGGTGTCCACTCGTTGCCCCCATCGTCGTCATCTCCATCCTCAATCCAAGCCGTATCAACG CCAGCGAAGCCTGAGGCAGCAAAGCCCACCAAGAGGAGCAAAGTCGAGATCATCAAGGAGAAGAGCAACTTCATCAGGTACCCTCTCAACGAGGAGCTTCTAACAGAATCCCCAAACGTCAACGAATCCGCCGTCCAGCTCATCAAGTTCCACGGAAGCTACCAACAGTACAACCGAGAGGAACGCGGCGGAAGATCCTACTCCTTCATGCTCCGCACCAAGAACCCAAGCGGCAAAGTCCCGAACCAGCTCTACCTAACCATGGACGACTTAGCAGACGAGTTCGGCATCGGCACGCTCCGTCTGACCACCAGACAAACCTTCCAGCTTCACGGCGTTCTGAAGCACAATCTCAAGACTGTGATGAGCTCCATCATCAAAAACATGGGGAGCACGCTCGGCGCGTGCGGTGATCTGAACAGAAACGTTCTTGCTCCGGCTGCGCCTTACGCGAAGAAAGACTATCTCTTCGCGCAGGAGACGGCTGATAACATCGCGGCGCTTCTAAGTCCTCAGTCAGGGTTTTACTATGACATGTGGGTTGATGGTGAGCAGTTTATGACGGCTGAGGCGCCTGAGGTTGTGGAGGCTAGGAATGATAACTCTCATGGGACTAACTTTGTGGACTCTCCTGAGCCTATTTATGGCACTCAGTTCTTGCCGAGGAAGTTCAAGATCGCTGTGACTGTGCCTACTGATAACTCTGTCGATCTTCTCACCAATGACATTGGCGTTGTTGTCGTTTCAGATGAAAATGGGGAGCCTCAGGGTTTCAACATATAT GTTGGTGGAGGTATGGGAAGAACACACAGAATGGAGTCCACATTTGCCCGCATTGCAGAACCATTAGGTTACGTACCCAAGGAGGATATATTGTACGCCGTAAAGGCCATTGTTGTCACACAACGTGAACATGGTAGAAGAGACGACCGCAAATACAGTAGAATGAAGTATCTGCTCAGCTCATGGGGAATAGAAAAGTTTAGAGACGTGGTTGAGCAATACTACGGCAAAAAGTTCGAGCCTCCCCGTGACTTGCCAGAGTGGGAGTTCAAAAGCTATTTGGGATGGCATGAGCAGGGAGATGGTGCTTTGTTCTGTGGCCTTCACGTAGACAGTGGACGCGTTGGTGGGAACATGAAGAAGACGCTGAGAGAAGTCATTGAGAAGTATAGACTTGACGTGCGTATCACGCCTAATCAGAACATTGTGTTGTGTGATATCAAGAGCGAGTGGAAGCGTTCCATTACTACTGTGCTTGCTCAGGCTGGCTTATTG CAACCAGAGTTTGTAGACCCTCTCAACCAAACGGCAATGGCTTGTCCAGCTTTTCCTTTGTGCCCTCTGGCTATAACTGAGGCAGAGCGTGGGATTCCTAGTATTCTAAAGCGAGTGCGAGCAATGTTTGAGAAG GTTGGTCTCGAGTTTGATGAATCGGTTGTGGTGAGAGTAACTGGTTGCCCTAATGGATGTGCTAGACCATATATGGCTGAAGTAGGTCTAGTTGGGGATGGTCCAAACAGCTACCAG GTTTGGTTAGGAGGGACACCGAACCAGACACAGATAGCGAGGGCGTTCATGGACAAGGTGAAGATTCAAGACTTAGAGAAGGTCTTTGAGCCATTGTTTTACAACTGGAAACTTGGGAGACAAGCAAAGGAATCGTTTGGAGAATTCACAACCCGCATG GGATTTGAGAAACTCAAGGAGCTGATAAGTACATACGAAGGATCTCCACAGTAA
- the LOC106332036 gene encoding charged multivesicular body protein 5 isoform X2 has protein sequence MRLLKQKKMYEGQRDMLYNQTFNLDQVSFAAEGLKDAQQTMTALKSANKELKGMMKTVQIQDIDNMQDEMIDLMDVSSEIQETLGRSYNVPDGLDEDDLMGELEALEADMGDETEADGVPSYLQPDNQTDYDEISLPSVPMGQTGAPPGRVQAEDEFGLPAVPRASLRG, from the exons ATGAGGCTTCTCAAGCAGAAGAAAAT GTATGAAGGACAACGCGACATGCTCTATAATCAAACATTCAATCTCGATCAAGTCTCATTCGCTGCTGAAGGACTCAAAGATGCTCAACAAACT ATGACGGCGCTAAAGTCTGCTAACAAGGAGCTTAAAGGGATGATGAAAACCGTACAGATTCAAGATATTGAT AATATGCAAGATGAGATGATTGATCTGATGGATGTGAGTTCCGAGATTCAAGAAACGCTTGGTAGGAGCTACAACGTTCCTGATGGTCTTGACGAGGATGATCTCATGGGAG AGCTTGAGGCTCTTGAAGCTGATATGGGAGACGAGACAGAAGCAGATGGAGTGCCTTCTTATCTCCAACCCGATAATCAAACTGATTACGATGAGATTAGCTTGCCTTCAGTACCCATGGGACAGACCGGTGCTCCACCTGGTCGAGTTCAG GCTGAGGATGAGTTTGGATTGCCGGCGGTGCCGCGAGCTTCTCTCCGGGGATGA
- the LOC106332717 gene encoding uncharacterized protein LOC106332717, which produces MEATGGIWGEVERSESYLVCSMYEEAESLSSSILKQILGNIDVLSEEALGDHQLFHDMLESAGMVLVQSLHGLGRTGEIVTELRQVFGEVAAIPLQVLLTGICLQISNGSYSSVREILEDNHYILDDAKVNAKGLHGDISLGIDEYMEAVELYTFGVLAKDTKDMGLAVSWVEKAALPEETRQGLLRRLHSLLSLKSANVPEATSFEENSSYDVVNNNKSLANDEVDYVLKLSKQHEPWSSRPLSLRLGNTRFSISRGKVALSLVGLIICYALKRKRAALVRIIRRQMESTKKAIVDFWKLAFSYQVNPLAAIQSIPSTTT; this is translated from the exons ATGGAGGCAACTGGTGGTATTTGGGGTGAAGTTGAACGTTCTGAGAG CTACCTAGTCTGCTCTATGTATGAAGAGGCAGAGTCATTATCTTCCTCCATACTTAAACAAATACTTGGAAACATCGATGTTTTGTCTGAGGAAGCTCTTGGTGATCATCAGTTGTTTCATGATATGTTGGAATCTGCTGGCATGGTTTTAGTCCAATCCTTGCATGGACTCGGCAG GACAGGTGAGATTGTAACTGAGCTAAGACAAGTGTTTGGTGAAGTTGCAGCTATCCCTCTTCAAGTTCTTCTCACTGG AATATGCCTTCAGATATCAAACGGTTCCTACTCTAGTGTACGTGAGATTCTGGAAGACAACCACTATATCCTAGATGATGCTAAAGTAAACGCAAAAGGACTCCACGGGGATATATCTTTGGGTATTGATGAGTACATGGAAGCTGTGGAGCTCTATACCTTTGGAGTTCTTGCAAAAGACACAAAGGACATGGGCTTAGCCGTTTCATGGGTTGAGAAAGCTGCATTGCCTGAGGAAACACGACAG GGACTTTTGAGAAGACTGCATTCTTTACTTTCTCTCAAATCAGCAAACGTTCCAGAGGCTACTTCTTTTGAGGAGAATTCTTCTTATGATGTAGTGAATAACAACAAGTCTTTGGCTAATGACGAGGTTGATTATGTCTTGAAACTCTCTAAGCAACATGAACCTTGGTCGTCACGTCCTCTAAGCCTAAGGCTTGGTAACACCCGGTTTAGCATCTCCAGGGGGAAAGTTGCCTTAAGCCTTGTTGGATTAATCATATGTTATGCTTTGAAGAGAAAACGAGCTGCTTTAGTACG GATCATTCGCAGACAAATGGAGTCCACGAAGAAAGCAATTGTAGATTTCTGGAAGCTTGCGTTTTCATACCAAGTGAATCCTCTTGCAGCTATTCAATCCATACCAAGCACAACAACTTGA
- the LOC106332036 gene encoding charged multivesicular body protein 5 isoform X1 produces the protein MRRVFGAKKNTEPPPSIQDASDRINKRGETVEDKIKKLDVDLCKYREQIQKTRPGPAQQALKARAMRLLKQKKMYEGQRDMLYNQTFNLDQVSFAAEGLKDAQQTMTALKSANKELKGMMKTVQIQDIDNMQDEMIDLMDVSSEIQETLGRSYNVPDGLDEDDLMGELEALEADMGDETEADGVPSYLQPDNQTDYDEISLPSVPMGQTGAPPGRVQAEDEFGLPAVPRASLRG, from the exons ATAAACAAAAGAGGAGAAACAGTGGAAGATAAGATAAAGAAGCTTGATGTTGATCTCTGCAAATACAGAGAGCAGATTCAAAAGACGCGTCCTGGTCCTGCTCAACAAGCTCTCAAAGCTCGTGCCATGAGGCTTCTCAAGCAGAAGAAAAT GTATGAAGGACAACGCGACATGCTCTATAATCAAACATTCAATCTCGATCAAGTCTCATTCGCTGCTGAAGGACTCAAAGATGCTCAACAAACT ATGACGGCGCTAAAGTCTGCTAACAAGGAGCTTAAAGGGATGATGAAAACCGTACAGATTCAAGATATTGAT AATATGCAAGATGAGATGATTGATCTGATGGATGTGAGTTCCGAGATTCAAGAAACGCTTGGTAGGAGCTACAACGTTCCTGATGGTCTTGACGAGGATGATCTCATGGGAG AGCTTGAGGCTCTTGAAGCTGATATGGGAGACGAGACAGAAGCAGATGGAGTGCCTTCTTATCTCCAACCCGATAATCAAACTGATTACGATGAGATTAGCTTGCCTTCAGTACCCATGGGACAGACCGGTGCTCCACCTGGTCGAGTTCAG GCTGAGGATGAGTTTGGATTGCCGGCGGTGCCGCGAGCTTCTCTCCGGGGATGA